One genomic region from Electrophorus electricus isolate fEleEle1 chromosome 25, fEleEle1.pri, whole genome shotgun sequence encodes:
- the arl4cb gene encoding ADP-ribosylation factor-like 4Cb — protein sequence MGNSFSNISAFQSLHIVMLGLDSAGKTTVLYRLKFNEFVNTVPTIGFNTEKIKLSNGTAKGISCHFWDVGGQEKLRPLWKSYSRCTDGIIYVVDSVDVDRLEEAKTELHKVTKFAENQGTPLLVIANKQDLPKSLPVADIERQLALNELTPSTTYHIQPACAIIGEGLHEGMDKLYEMIVKRRKTLKQKKKR from the coding sequence ATGGGTAATAGTTTTTCAAACATATCCGCATTTCAATCCCTTCATATAGTAATGCTTGGTTTGGACTCTGCCGGGAAAACTACAGTTCTTTACAGACTCAAATTTAACGAGTTCGTTAATACCGTCCCCACGATCGGCTTCAACACTGAGAAGATCAAACTAAGCAACGGCACAGCAAAAGGCATAAGTTGTCACTTTTGGGACGTTGGGGGTCAAGAGAAGCTTCGACCCCTGTGGAAATCCTACAGTAGATGCACGGATGGCATCATATACGTCGTGGACTCTGTGGATGTAGATCGGCTTGAGGAGGCCAAGACGGAGCTGCATAAGGTGACGAAATTCGCAGAGAACCAAGGGACGCCGCTGCTGGTTATAGCAAATAAGCAAGACCTGCCCAAATCTCTGCCCGTGGCGGACATCGAGAGACAGCTGGCGCTAAACGAGCTGACGCCATCCACGACGTATCACATCCAGCCTGCTTGCGCCATAATTGGCGAAGGACTTCATGAAGGCATGGACAAATTGTATGAAATGATTGTGAAACGACGAAAAACCcttaagcaaaagaaaaaacgaTAA